The proteins below are encoded in one region of Eubacteriales bacterium:
- the secF gene encoding protein translocase subunit SecF — MFNFNFYEKRNIFFIVSGILILACIIMIFVNGVSLDIQFKGGAVLKYEYSGEIDENAIAETAQEVLDVTLSVTKTNDPINDIQQVVLNISGNIALDSSTQYELSEALTQAFPDNSLKLSEAFSVNPSIGAEFLRKGLTAIILACIITVIYVSMRFKIIHGLSAAIMALVALLHDVIMVFLAYVAFKIPLDNGFIAVILTILGYSINDTIVIYDRLRENQRILGSKTTFANLINVSSNQTLTRTINTSLTTVASMLCVLIVALVYNLTSIVNFALPMMVGLISGCYSSLFIACPLWVVWNEHKLNVRKKIFNENKNTKNTTKNQKKKKK, encoded by the coding sequence ATGTTTAATTTCAATTTTTATGAAAAGCGAAATATCTTCTTTATAGTATCCGGAATACTTATATTAGCTTGTATAATCATGATTTTCGTAAACGGTGTGTCGCTTGATATACAATTTAAGGGCGGAGCCGTACTTAAATATGAGTACTCTGGGGAAATAGATGAGAATGCGATTGCTGAGACTGCGCAAGAGGTGCTTGATGTAACTTTATCGGTCACCAAGACTAACGACCCGATAAATGATATACAGCAAGTGGTTCTAAACATTTCCGGAAATATAGCTCTTGATAGTTCCACACAATATGAGCTTTCCGAAGCCTTAACTCAGGCTTTTCCGGATAACTCACTTAAATTGTCTGAAGCTTTTTCAGTAAATCCTTCCATTGGCGCAGAGTTTTTAAGAAAAGGTTTAACTGCGATAATTTTAGCCTGTATAATCACCGTTATATACGTAAGCATGCGTTTTAAGATAATACACGGGCTTTCTGCCGCCATAATGGCATTAGTTGCGCTATTGCACGACGTCATAATGGTATTTTTGGCTTACGTTGCATTCAAAATACCGCTTGACAACGGCTTCATTGCAGTTATCCTAACGATACTTGGATATTCTATAAACGACACCATAGTAATATACGACAGATTAAGAGAAAATCAGCGCATACTCGGTAGCAAGACAACGTTTGCCAACTTGATAAACGTAAGTTCAAACCAGACTTTGACAAGAACGATAAACACGAGTTTAACCACAGTTGCAAGTATGCTTTGCGTATTGATCGTAGCATTGGTTTATAATCTGACATCTATAGTTAATTTCGCACTTCCTATGATGGTCGGTCTAATAAGCGGATGTTACTCTTCACTGTTTATAGCTTGCCCGCTTTGGGTAGTATGGAATGAACACAAGTTAAATGTTAGAAAAAAGATATTTAATGAGAATAAAAATACAAAAAATACTACTAAAAACCAAAAAAAGAAAAAGAAATAA
- the secD gene encoding protein translocase subunit SecD — MKNKGLGFIIPVLIFAIAAFFMINGITIYNDSGRTAFSMPSVSEIRFGIDIRGGVEAYFEAEDGTDPTLVTSDTLDAAKAIIELRMDAQNISDREVMVDYDNKRILVRFPWKSSETLYDAQNALTELGQMGVLTFRDPDGNIIVEGTDVESAEAGNIQKSSGTYEPGVSLEFNASGTEAFAEATAELVDQQISIYMDETLVDSPTVEEAIPSGSAVIYCSSLEEAKTLADTINSGSLPFKLVSNSNSTISPTLGQSALETMVIAGVIAFAFICLFMLLVYRLSGFVAIISLFGQIVGQLLILAVSQYTLTLPGIAGIILSIGMGVDANVIISERIKEEINLGKSIRLSIDSGYKKAFSAIIDGNITTAIAAVLLLLLSSGTMISFGFTLLVGVILNLFIGVYLSRIMQKSIGALRFINNKWLYCYKGGKSDV, encoded by the coding sequence ATGAAAAATAAAGGCTTGGGATTTATAATTCCGGTTCTTATATTTGCTATCGCTGCTTTTTTTATGATTAATGGCATAACTATATACAATGACAGCGGTAGAACAGCTTTCAGTATGCCAAGCGTTTCAGAAATACGGTTCGGTATAGATATCCGTGGCGGCGTCGAAGCATACTTCGAAGCAGAAGACGGAACAGACCCGACATTAGTTACAAGTGATACGCTTGACGCAGCAAAAGCCATTATAGAACTTAGAATGGACGCACAAAATATTTCAGACAGAGAAGTTATGGTGGATTACGATAATAAGCGGATACTCGTCCGCTTCCCATGGAAATCAAGTGAGACGCTTTACGATGCCCAAAACGCTTTGACTGAACTAGGCCAAATGGGAGTTCTGACTTTTAGGGACCCTGACGGTAACATAATCGTAGAAGGCACAGATGTTGAGAGCGCTGAAGCAGGAAATATACAAAAATCGAGCGGTACATACGAACCCGGTGTTTCTCTTGAATTTAACGCTTCAGGCACAGAAGCTTTTGCTGAAGCAACAGCCGAGTTGGTCGATCAGCAAATAAGCATATATATGGACGAAACTTTAGTAGACAGCCCAACTGTTGAAGAAGCTATCCCAAGTGGTTCTGCTGTAATTTACTGTTCTTCACTTGAAGAAGCTAAGACTCTTGCAGATACTATAAATTCTGGCTCTCTTCCTTTTAAACTGGTTTCAAACAGCAACAGTACGATAAGCCCGACTCTTGGACAATCTGCCCTTGAGACAATGGTTATCGCCGGCGTTATCGCCTTTGCTTTTATCTGCTTGTTTATGCTGCTTGTATACCGCTTATCGGGTTTTGTTGCAATAATATCACTGTTTGGGCAGATAGTCGGCCAGCTTTTGATTTTGGCGGTTTCCCAATATACATTAACCTTGCCTGGTATTGCAGGTATCATCCTTTCAATCGGCATGGGCGTAGATGCAAACGTTATTATATCCGAGAGAATAAAAGAGGAGATAAATTTAGGCAAATCCATACGATTGTCTATTGATTCCGGTTATAAAAAAGCATTTTCCGCAATTATCGACGGAAATATCACAACTGCTATCGCTGCCGTGCTCCTTTTGCTTTTATCTTCCGGCACTATGATATCTTTCGGATTTACTCTTTTAGTCGGCGTTATATTAAATCTATTTATTGGAGTTTATCTGTCAAGAATCATGCAAAAATCTATTGGAGCTCTTCGTTTTATAAATAACAAGTGGCTTTACTGTTATAAAGGAGGCAAGAGCGATGTTTAA
- the rpmH gene encoding 50S ribosomal protein L34 gives MLQTYQPKKRQRKKVHGFRKRMKTRTGRNVLSARRAKGRKVLSA, from the coding sequence ATGTTACAGACATACCAACCTAAAAAAAGACAGAGAAAAAAAGTCCATGGTTTTAGAAAACGCATGAAAACAAGAACAGGAAGAAATGTTTTAAGTGCAAGGAGAGCTAAGGGCAGAAAAGTCTTAAGCGCATAA
- the rnpA gene encoding ribonuclease P protein component, with the protein MNRQYSLRRKKEFRYVYNRGKSIATKNIVLIYCKKKTDGLKIGFSVSKKIGKSVVRNKIKRRLKESVRLNLFDIDKKNLLIFIARTPIKEATYAQIFADVKYLIKKAVPNKNEKIDDLTH; encoded by the coding sequence TTGAACAGACAATATTCTTTGCGGCGAAAGAAGGAATTTCGCTACGTCTATAATAGAGGCAAAAGTATTGCAACTAAAAATATAGTGCTTATATACTGCAAGAAAAAGACAGATGGTTTAAAAATTGGTTTTTCTGTAAGCAAAAAAATAGGCAAAAGTGTTGTTAGAAATAAAATCAAGCGAAGGCTTAAAGAAAGTGTACGTTTAAATCTATTTGATATAGATAAAAAGAACTTACTTATCTTTATAGCCAGAACGCCTATTAAAGAAGCAACGTATGCACAGATTTTTGCAGATGTAAAATATTTAATTAAAAAGGCTGTGCCAAACAAAAATGAAAAAATTGATGATCTTACTCATTAA
- the yidD gene encoding membrane protein insertion efficiency factor YidD — MKKLMILLIKFYKGAISPYLPRSCRFTPTCSEYAIEAISKYGAFKGGVKAVWRILRCNPFSHGGYDPVP, encoded by the coding sequence ATGAAAAAATTGATGATCTTACTCATTAAATTTTATAAAGGGGCAATATCTCCGTATCTTCCCAGGTCCTGTCGGTTTACACCCACCTGTTCTGAGTATGCCATAGAGGCTATCAGTAAATACGGCGCTTTTAAAGGAGGGGTTAAGGCGGTATGGCGTATTTTGCGCTGCAACCCGTTTAGCCACGGCGGATATGATCCTGTACCTTGA
- a CDS encoding YidC/Oxa1 family membrane protein insertase — protein MSILTNNFISDFFLIVIRWIYSIVNDYSIAIILLTLVLKLAMLPLDIKQRKSSLKMAAIKPELDTIKKKYGSDPQLMNKRQQELYRSSGVKPLAGCLPAILSMFILFPFFGALRVLATEQTIALLLNAVNSGATSIHLPQWLWVHNLWQPDSGFSAIIPSSTEFLSFIKTNSTYISPQTLSMLQQGGLISFDSAQGILVNADTYGTLTSGILSSNGVEGLKNGWFILPVLAGVTMYFSQSMSMKNNAQMQQQGKMMLYVFPVISVLICASSNTAFSLYWTASNVFMLTQYLIIGVIAKARAVNKV, from the coding sequence GTGAGTATATTAACAAATAACTTTATCTCAGACTTTTTTTTGATAGTCATAAGATGGATTTATAGCATAGTCAACGATTATTCAATAGCAATAATATTATTAACGTTGGTTTTAAAGCTAGCAATGCTGCCGCTCGATATAAAACAAAGAAAAAGTTCTTTGAAAATGGCGGCAATAAAGCCGGAGCTTGATACCATAAAGAAAAAATATGGAAGCGACCCTCAGCTTATGAACAAAAGGCAGCAGGAGCTTTATAGGAGTTCTGGTGTAAAGCCGCTTGCAGGTTGTCTGCCGGCAATACTGTCTATGTTTATACTGTTCCCTTTCTTTGGCGCTCTTAGGGTTTTAGCAACTGAACAGACGATTGCACTTTTATTAAATGCAGTTAATTCAGGGGCTACTTCCATTCATCTGCCGCAATGGCTGTGGGTACATAACTTATGGCAGCCAGATTCAGGTTTTTCTGCAATAATTCCATCATCAACTGAGTTTTTGTCTTTTATAAAGACAAATTCAACTTATATATCACCTCAGACATTGAGTATGTTGCAGCAGGGAGGCCTCATATCCTTTGACAGTGCGCAGGGCATTTTGGTAAACGCAGATACTTACGGCACCCTTACAAGCGGGATTCTGTCTTCCAATGGAGTTGAAGGTTTAAAAAACGGGTGGTTTATTCTGCCGGTATTAGCTGGCGTTACGATGTATTTCTCGCAGTCCATGTCGATGAAGAACAATGCGCAGATGCAGCAGCAGGGAAAGATGATGCTTTACGTATTCCCTGTGATATCGGTATTGATATGTGCTTCTTCAAATACTGCGTTCTCACTTTATTGGACGGCGTCAAACGTATTTATGTTAACCCAGTATTTAATAATAGGAGTTATAGCTAAGGCAAGAGCAGTTAATAAGGTTTAA
- the jag gene encoding RNA-binding cell elongation regulator Jag/EloR: MITTEAKGKSVDEAICNGLQKLNLSIDEVTIEILEDKSGSIFGIGKTSVVRLTKKEGLADAAEKFLTGLFDKIGVNAAIITEEDEESIKIKVEGENTGCLIGRRGETLDAIQYLTSLVVNKEKSEYKKIMLDCADYRNKREETLIALANRLAAKTKKYGKKTMLEPMNPYERRIFHSALQGDSKIRTYSEGEEPYRYVVIDLKKN; this comes from the coding sequence ATGATTACCACTGAGGCTAAGGGTAAATCTGTAGACGAGGCAATTTGTAACGGACTTCAAAAGCTAAATTTGTCCATTGATGAAGTTACAATAGAGATTTTAGAAGATAAGAGCGGTAGTATATTTGGAATCGGCAAGACATCTGTTGTTCGGCTGACAAAGAAAGAAGGCCTGGCAGATGCGGCGGAGAAATTTTTAACAGGTCTTTTTGATAAAATCGGCGTTAATGCGGCTATCATAACAGAAGAAGACGAAGAGAGTATAAAGATCAAGGTTGAAGGGGAAAATACCGGATGCCTGATAGGCAGGCGGGGCGAGACACTAGATGCAATACAGTATTTGACCAGCCTTGTTGTAAATAAAGAGAAAAGCGAATATAAAAAGATAATGCTGGATTGTGCGGATTACAGGAATAAGAGAGAAGAAACACTTATTGCACTGGCCAACCGCCTAGCAGCAAAGACCAAAAAGTATGGGAAGAAAACGATGCTGGAGCCGATGAATCCATATGAGAGAAGGATATTTCATTCAGCGCTTCAGGGAGACAGCAAGATAAGGACATACAGTGAAGGCGAAGAGCCGTATAGGTACGTAGTTATAGACCTAAAGAAAAATTAA
- the mnmE gene encoding tRNA uridine-5-carboxymethylaminomethyl(34) synthesis GTPase MnmE, which produces MPDTIFAQSTPVGTGGIAIIRISGTKAEEIIKEIFSPAYKEEDFIPRKLYYGDIVRGGEIIDKVMAVIFRAPNSYTGEDMAEIHCHGGQMAITRLMSLLSEVADRAAKPGEFTKRAFLNGKMDLTEAEAVMSYIGSISEAGAKNAVMQLSGVLGNKINEIKAKLINLTSYIEAVIEYPEEDFDAPEKTAKESLTEARDLIDALIKSFNAGKIIKEGFYVAIVGKTNVGKSSLLNAISGEQKAIVTEIPGTTRDIVEALVSVNGIPVCFWDTAGMRDTLDKVEAIGIDRTKEKIENADMIMFVIDSSEKLSEEDIKILNKLNEKNMFIVLNKTDEEQLTTEEDIKKLTSAPIINVSAKTGKNIEGIFEYIFSNLAYIPHSDGLIITNERHKNSLSLARDNLNEAIAALGDFPLDVISINILDALNCLGEITGENITEEIIDKIFTNFCLGK; this is translated from the coding sequence ATGCCGGATACTATATTTGCACAGTCCACTCCTGTTGGGACTGGGGGCATTGCTATAATCAGGATAAGCGGGACTAAAGCTGAAGAAATTATTAAAGAGATATTTAGCCCTGCTTATAAAGAAGAAGATTTTATACCCCGAAAGCTTTATTACGGGGACATAGTAAGAGGCGGCGAAATAATCGATAAGGTTATGGCCGTTATATTTCGTGCACCAAACTCATATACGGGAGAAGACATGGCTGAAATACATTGCCATGGAGGGCAAATGGCAATTACGCGCTTGATGTCCCTTTTATCCGAAGTCGCGGACAGGGCCGCTAAGCCGGGCGAATTTACCAAACGTGCTTTTCTAAACGGAAAGATGGATTTAACAGAGGCAGAAGCCGTTATGTCGTATATAGGCAGCATATCCGAGGCCGGAGCTAAAAATGCGGTAATGCAGTTATCCGGCGTGCTTGGCAATAAGATAAATGAGATAAAGGCAAAGCTTATAAATTTGACTTCTTATATAGAAGCTGTCATCGAGTATCCGGAAGAGGATTTCGATGCCCCGGAAAAGACGGCTAAAGAATCATTGACAGAAGCCAGAGATTTAATAGATGCTTTAATCAAAAGCTTTAATGCCGGGAAAATAATAAAGGAAGGTTTTTATGTTGCCATAGTCGGCAAGACCAATGTCGGCAAATCTTCGCTTTTAAATGCTATTTCTGGAGAACAAAAAGCAATAGTTACGGAGATACCGGGAACTACAAGGGATATAGTTGAGGCTTTGGTTTCGGTAAACGGTATACCCGTCTGTTTTTGGGATACGGCCGGGATGAGGGATACTTTAGATAAAGTCGAAGCTATCGGCATTGACCGTACAAAGGAAAAAATAGAAAATGCGGATATGATAATGTTCGTTATAGACTCGTCTGAAAAACTAAGCGAAGAGGATATTAAGATACTAAATAAACTAAATGAAAAAAATATGTTTATAGTATTAAATAAGACAGACGAGGAGCAGCTAACGACAGAGGAAGACATAAAAAAACTGACATCCGCGCCGATAATAAATGTATCGGCCAAGACAGGTAAGAATATAGAAGGGATATTTGAATATATCTTTTCTAATTTAGCGTATATCCCCCATTCAGATGGGCTTATCATAACTAATGAAAGGCACAAAAACTCTCTTTCCTTGGCAAGGGATAATTTGAATGAGGCTATAGCAGCGCTGGGCGATTTTCCGCTAGACGTTATATCGATAAATATACTGGATGCACTTAATTGTCTGGGTGAAATAACCGGTGAAAATATTACAGAAGAAATTATAGACAAGATATTTACTAACTTTTGTTTGGGGAAATAA
- the mnmG gene encoding tRNA uridine-5-carboxymethylaminomethyl(34) synthesis enzyme MnmG, with product MTYDYGTYDVIVVGAGHAGCEAALAAARLNMKTLMLTINLDSVALMACNPAIGGTSKGHLVREIDALGGEMGKASDETFIQIKMLNTSKGEAVKSLRAQMDKKQYHTYMKSTLERTDNLEIRQAEAAHIMVKGGKVSGIITTLGAKIYAHTVILCTGVYLKSRIIVGETALESGPAGFFGANSLSNSLIELGFSLQRFKTGTPARVDRRSLDFSKMEIQRGDEAGYAFSFMSPKIFRDQEVCYLTYTNETTHNIIRENIHRSPLFSGMIEGTGPRYCPSIEDKVVKFPDKVRHQLFLEPEGKSTSEMYVQGMSSSLPEEVQLKIYRSVRGMENVIFTRTAYAIEYDAIDSKRLKASLETKDIPGLFMAGQINGTSGYEEAAAQGIIAGINASMYIKGEEPIILDRSNAYAGVLIDDLITKGTKEPYRMMTARAEYRLYLRQGNADMRLTEMGRRVGLVDDKRYDAFMNKREAMEKASKVFRERNLSLKSINELLKRKGEAELMAPTKAKELLKRPQISYTDLLPLLDELSGFNDEVLSEAATEIKYEGYLKKQQRQIDHFKNLEKKVIPSDIDFSTIPGLRLESRQKLNAVKPENLGQAGRISGVSPADISVLIVYLSRRKANV from the coding sequence ATGACTTATGATTATGGGACATACGATGTAATAGTTGTGGGTGCAGGACATGCGGGCTGTGAAGCGGCCCTTGCTGCCGCCCGTCTTAATATGAAAACGCTTATGCTGACCATAAATTTGGATTCCGTTGCATTGATGGCATGCAACCCTGCGATCGGCGGAACGTCCAAGGGGCATTTGGTACGGGAAATCGATGCTCTTGGCGGGGAAATGGGAAAAGCATCTGATGAGACTTTTATCCAGATAAAAATGCTGAACACCTCTAAGGGAGAAGCAGTAAAATCCCTTCGTGCGCAGATGGATAAAAAGCAATATCATACATATATGAAAAGCACCCTTGAAAGAACGGATAATTTAGAGATCCGCCAGGCCGAGGCTGCACATATCATGGTTAAAGGCGGCAAAGTAAGCGGGATAATAACGACTTTAGGAGCAAAAATATATGCGCACACAGTTATTCTTTGCACCGGGGTATATTTAAAAAGCAGGATAATAGTCGGCGAGACGGCTCTTGAGAGCGGGCCCGCCGGATTTTTCGGCGCAAACAGCCTTAGTAATTCTTTAATTGAATTAGGCTTTTCCCTTCAGCGCTTTAAAACGGGAACGCCGGCAAGGGTAGACAGGCGGAGCCTAGACTTTTCCAAAATGGAGATACAAAGAGGCGATGAAGCGGGATATGCGTTTTCATTTATGTCGCCTAAGATATTTAGAGACCAGGAAGTCTGCTATCTTACTTATACGAATGAAACAACACATAATATAATACGTGAAAATATACATAGAAGCCCACTGTTTAGCGGGATGATAGAAGGTACCGGGCCAAGATACTGCCCTTCTATCGAGGACAAAGTCGTTAAATTTCCGGACAAGGTACGGCATCAGCTGTTTTTAGAGCCGGAGGGTAAAAGTACCAGCGAAATGTACGTGCAGGGAATGTCCTCCAGCCTGCCGGAAGAGGTGCAGCTTAAAATATACCGTTCTGTACGGGGGATGGAAAACGTCATATTCACACGTACGGCTTATGCAATAGAATATGATGCCATAGATTCAAAGAGGCTTAAAGCATCTCTTGAGACAAAGGACATACCCGGGCTTTTTATGGCCGGGCAAATTAACGGTACTTCCGGATACGAAGAGGCTGCGGCACAGGGTATAATCGCAGGTATAAACGCAAGCATGTATATAAAAGGCGAAGAACCTATTATATTAGATAGGTCAAACGCTTATGCCGGTGTATTGATAGATGACCTTATCACAAAAGGGACTAAAGAGCCGTATCGTATGATGACGGCGCGGGCAGAGTACCGGCTGTATTTAAGGCAGGGCAATGCGGATATGAGGTTGACAGAAATGGGAAGAAGGGTAGGCCTTGTAGATGATAAACGTTACGATGCATTTATGAATAAACGTGAAGCAATGGAGAAAGCTTCTAAAGTCTTTCGCGAAAGGAACTTGTCTCTAAAAAGCATAAATGAGCTTTTAAAGAGAAAAGGCGAGGCGGAACTAATGGCACCCACAAAGGCCAAAGAACTTTTAAAGAGGCCGCAGATAAGCTATACGGATTTATTGCCGCTTTTAGATGAGTTATCCGGCTTTAACGATGAAGTGTTATCCGAGGCGGCAACAGAGATAAAATATGAGGGTTACTTAAAAAAGCAGCAGCGCCAAATAGATCATTTTAAAAACCTGGAAAAAAAGGTGATACCATCTGATATAGATTTCTCTACTATACCAGGTCTGCGGCTTGAGTCTAGGCAAAAATTAAATGCCGTTAAGCCTGAAAATCTAGGGCAGGCTGGTAGGATATCCGGTGTATCGCCGGCGGATATCTCAGTGCTCATAGTTTATTTGTCCAGGAGAAAAGCCAATGTCTGA
- the rsmG gene encoding 16S rRNA (guanine(527)-N(7))-methyltransferase RsmG produces the protein MSEFTDKLSNVLLKINVKTQEEQLFLFEKYFEEIVKANKTVNLTRILDEDDAIVKHFADSLLIFSFLNFKKGDRVLDIGTGAGFPGVPIKIFFKDIEMTVLDSTEKKINIVRTITNNIGIDVKCITGRAEVLAHDLSYREKFDVVVSRAVARLNVLLELCLPYVKTGGLFLAYKSQGVDEIKEASSALKELNARIEGVHNIAIEGIERSIIVVKKIGKNQKKYPRIFSKIKSKPL, from the coding sequence ATGTCTGAATTTACAGATAAACTTTCAAATGTATTGCTTAAAATCAACGTAAAAACGCAAGAGGAACAACTTTTTTTATTCGAAAAGTATTTTGAAGAGATTGTAAAAGCAAACAAGACGGTCAACTTAACCAGGATACTAGATGAAGACGATGCAATAGTCAAGCACTTTGCAGACAGCCTTTTAATATTTTCGTTTTTGAATTTTAAGAAAGGAGACAGGGTGCTCGACATAGGCACCGGCGCCGGCTTCCCGGGAGTGCCTATAAAGATCTTTTTTAAAGACATAGAAATGACAGTTTTGGATTCTACTGAGAAAAAAATCAATATAGTTCGAACCATAACGAATAATATTGGGATAGATGTCAAATGTATAACAGGAAGAGCCGAAGTATTGGCACATGATTTAAGTTACAGGGAAAAGTTCGACGTGGTAGTATCAAGAGCCGTTGCCAGATTAAACGTGTTGCTAGAGTTATGCCTCCCCTATGTTAAAACGGGCGGGTTGTTTCTAGCTTATAAATCTCAGGGAGTGGATGAAATCAAAGAGGCTTCCAGCGCACTTAAAGAATTAAATGCGCGAATTGAGGGAGTACATAATATCGCGATCGAAGGCATAGAAAGAAGCATAATAGTTGTTAAAAAGATTGGGAAAAATCAGAAAAAATATCCAAGAATATTCTCAAAGATAAAATCAAAGCCGCTTTGA
- a CDS encoding ParB/RepB/Spo0J family partition protein has protein sequence MLKFCKVPQDFDENIDNINADAKLETIPLEMIRPNPYQPRKMFNQEALEELAASLKQYGLLQPISVRKMGAGRYELIAGERRFRAAHLAGFTTIRAIVFSAVEQDSAMIAMIENLQRENLHFFEEAEGYLNLLRDHGFTQEELAVKLGKNQSTIANKLRILKLSTKVKDRIFKEHLTERHARALLRLHDEQEQLKLIQIICEQSLSVKKSEDLVEKTLQRMYGELPRRNKNSQNVFYIMKDYKVYLNTIKKIIKKMQETGADISYDTEDMSKKLRINITIAK, from the coding sequence ATGCTAAAGTTTTGTAAGGTACCACAGGATTTTGATGAGAACATTGACAATATAAATGCGGATGCAAAACTTGAGACCATACCCCTCGAAATGATACGTCCGAATCCATATCAGCCGAGAAAAATGTTTAACCAAGAAGCACTCGAAGAACTGGCAGCGTCTCTAAAGCAATATGGATTGCTTCAACCCATAAGCGTGAGGAAAATGGGTGCTGGAAGATATGAACTTATTGCGGGAGAAAGAAGATTCCGTGCGGCGCATTTGGCTGGCTTTACAACCATACGCGCCATTGTTTTTTCTGCGGTAGAACAGGACAGTGCGATGATCGCAATGATAGAAAACCTTCAGCGGGAGAATCTTCACTTTTTTGAAGAAGCAGAAGGTTATTTGAATCTTTTGCGGGACCATGGATTTACTCAGGAGGAGCTGGCAGTAAAGCTTGGTAAGAATCAGTCTACAATTGCAAACAAACTGCGCATTTTAAAACTGTCGACTAAAGTTAAAGACAGGATATTTAAAGAGCATTTAACAGAGCGGCACGCAAGGGCGCTTTTAAGGCTGCACGACGAACAAGAGCAATTGAAGTTAATACAGATAATATGTGAACAAAGTCTTTCGGTTAAAAAGTCGGAAGACTTGGTGGAAAAGACTTTGCAGCGCATGTACGGAGAGCTGCCTAGAAGGAATAAAAACAGCCAGAATGTCTTTTATATAATGAAAGATTATAAAGTATATTTAAATACCATTAAGAAAATAATAAAAAAAATGCAGGAAACGGGAGCAGATATATCCTATGATACGGAAGATATGAGCAAAAAGTTAAGGATAAATATCACCATAGCAAAGTAA
- a CDS encoding AAA family ATPase, which translates to MQVIAIANQKGGVGKTTTAINLSACIADCGKRVLLLDCDPQGNSTSGLGIDKAEVEKSAYDILLNDVDIKDTILHTVQERLDIVPANINLVGAEIELVPVMAREYILKKALETLKDEYDYAFIDCPPSLGLLTVNSLCAANKILVPIQCEYFALEGLSQLMNTIRLVKKQINPSLEVEGVVLTMFDGRTNLSIQVTEEVKKFFKNKVYMTIIPRNIRLGEAPSFGLPIIKYDPKCLGAEAYINLAKELLSESRDI; encoded by the coding sequence ATGCAGGTAATTGCGATTGCAAATCAAAAAGGCGGAGTAGGAAAGACTACAACAGCAATAAATCTAAGTGCGTGTATTGCTGATTGCGGCAAGAGAGTATTATTATTGGATTGTGATCCGCAGGGGAATTCTACAAGTGGTCTTGGAATAGACAAAGCTGAAGTAGAAAAATCCGCTTACGATATTTTATTAAATGATGTAGACATAAAAGATACGATATTGCATACAGTCCAAGAAAGGCTGGACATCGTACCGGCGAATATCAATCTTGTAGGTGCAGAAATTGAATTGGTTCCTGTGATGGCAAGGGAATACATATTGAAAAAAGCACTTGAAACGCTAAAAGATGAATATGACTACGCATTTATAGACTGCCCCCCTTCTCTAGGGCTTTTGACAGTTAATTCACTTTGCGCAGCCAATAAGATACTAGTCCCCATACAATGCGAATACTTTGCATTAGAAGGCCTGTCTCAGCTAATGAATACAATCAGGCTTGTGAAAAAGCAGATAAACCCAAGCCTGGAAGTAGAAGGTGTTGTTTTGACCATGTTCGACGGAAGGACAAACCTATCCATTCAGGTTACTGAAGAAGTAAAGAAGTTTTTCAAGAACAAAGTATATATGACTATAATTCCAAGGAACATAAGGCTTGGAGAGGCACCTAGTTTTGGTCTGCCGATAATAAAATACGACCCTAAATGCTTAGGTGCAGAGGCTTATATCAATCTAGCAAAAGAACTATTATCAGAAAGTAGGGATATATGA